A stretch of the Malus domestica chromosome 08, GDT2T_hap1 genome encodes the following:
- the LOC103421201 gene encoding patatin-like protein 2: MSSLFSQMERARSFLQSPTYGNLVTVLSIDGGGIRGIIPGTILSFLESELQKLDGEGARLADYFDVIAGTSTGGLVTAMLTTPDEHDRPLFSAKDINAFYLEQCPKIFPQDSAPVFGKAVDMVKAMTGPKYDGKYLHKIVKEKLGDKRLNDTLTNVVIPTFDIKRLQPTIFSSYEAKKNSSIDALLSDICIATSAAPTYLPAHHFETKTSTGETREFDLIDGGVAANNPALVAIGEVTREVHQGNSDFSFSMRPTDYGRFLVVSLGTGSAKCEEKYHANDVAKWGLVAWLSSGGSCPLVDVFTQASSDMIDFHLANVFHALNCEKSYLRIQDDTLEKTVSSVDIATEENLNNLIKVGEKLLKKPVSRVNLDTGVFEPTHQSTNEEALVRIAGILSRERKVRETRSPHGKGAVTSSN, translated from the exons ATGTCTTCTCTTTTTTCTCAAATGGAGAGAGCAAGATCATTTCTTCAGTCTCCCACTTATGGAAACCTCGTCACTGTTCTTAGCATTGACGGAGGTGGTATCCGAGGGATTATCCCCGGAACTATACTCAGCTTCCTGGAGTCTGAGCTTCAG AAGCTGGATGGTGAAGGTGCAAGGCTAGCAGATTACTTTGATGTGATTGCAGGGACTAGCACAGGTGGCCTCGTGACTGCCATGCTTACTACTCCAGATGAACATGATCGTCCCTTGTTCTCTGCTAAAGATATTAACGCTTTCTATCTCGAACAATGCCCGAAAATCTTCCCCCAGGACAG CGCTCCAGTATTTGGTAAGGCCGTGGATATGGTAAAAGCTATGACAGGACCGAAGTATGATGGGAAGTATCTACATAAGatagtgaaggaaaaattaggAGACAAACGATTGAACGACACATTGACTAACGTTGTAATCCCAACTTTTGATATAAAGCGGCTCCAACCAACCATCTTCTCCAGCTATGAg GCCAAGAAGAACAGTAGCATAGATGCTTTACTCTCGGACATATGCATTGCAACTTCAGCAGCCCCAACTTATCTTCCAGCACATCATTTTGAAACAAAAACTTCCACTGGTGAAACAAGAGAATTCGATCTCATTGATGGTGGTGTCGCTGCTAATAACCCG GCTTTGGTTGCTATAGGCGAAGTGACGAGGGAAGTCCACCAGGGAAATTCCGACTTCAGCTTTTCCATGAGACCAACTGATTATGGTCGGTTCTTAGTTGTATCGTTGGGTACTGGTTCAGCAAAATGTGAGGAGAAGTACCATGCCAATGACGTAGCTAAATGGGGTCTTGTGGCATGGTTGAGCAGCGGAGGTTCTTGTCCACTGGTCGATGTATTTACACAAGCCAGTAGTGACATGATAGATTTTCACCTTGCCAATGTTTTCCATGCTCTTAACTGTGAGAAAAGTTATCTCCGAATTCAG GATGATACATTGGAGAAGACAGTGTCTTCAGTGGACATTGCTACGGAGGAAAACTTGAATAATCTTATAAAAGTCGGAGAGAAATTGCTGAAAAAGCCTGTTTCTAGGGTGAATTTGGATACCGGTGTATTTGAACCAACCCATCAATCTACAAATGAAGAGGCTCTCGTAAG GATTGCTGGAATTCTGTCTAGGGAGAGGAAGGTCCGTGAAACGAGATCACCACATGGAAAGGGCGCCGTAACCAGCTCCAACTGA